A genome region from Haliotis asinina isolate JCU_RB_2024 chromosome 11, JCU_Hal_asi_v2, whole genome shotgun sequence includes the following:
- the LOC137256227 gene encoding solute carrier family 28 member 3-like gives MVLFMTIYLGLNVTKAENFLSLSGLTFFILLGFLISEHPERVNWHAVFWGIGTQFLFALLILRTSIGFRSFRWLGERLDEFLKHTDKGSEFVFGKTYQDHAFAFQVMPFILMCSSTINVLYYYGVLQGFVANFGWLLSFCLGTSPVESVNTAINVVFGPAESPLAIKPFLPHLTPSELHAVMAAGFASIAGTVFGMLTSFGAPANHLLAASVMSAPAALAMSKLIAPETQPTRIQPHDAYNIPVPKFNNLLEAVSEGATDAIPIVASVVVNQIIYIAIINFVDSTLLWFGDRVGVAGVSFEFLCSYGFYPIVYIMGFSSTDFLKIGELFGIKTFANSFYGYQLFGKLIKNRHALEQYIASTNGTWHWENRDIVLDLTNRTLPGGILTKRSEVIGTYAFCGQNHLAAIGVTLGVFCTLIPARKGTITKYITRANVSGQLACYMTACIAGMLYDESLV, from the exons ATGGTTCTCTTCATGACAATCTACCTGGGACTGAATGTGACCAAGGCGGAGAACTTCCTCTCTCTCAGTGGACTGACATTCTTCATTCTTCTAGGATTCCTCATATCCGAACACCCAGAAAGG GTCAACTGGCACGCGGTATTTTGGGGGATCGGGACCCAGTTCCTGTTTGCGCTGCTGATTCTCAGAACCAGTATCGGGTTTCGCTCTTTTCGATGGCTTGGAGAAAGACTAGACGAGTTCTTGAAACACACTGACAAAGGATCTGAATTTGTATTTGGAAAAACATACCAAGATCACGCGTTTGCATTTCAG GTGATGCCATTTATTCTTATGTGCTCCTCGACTATCAACGTCTTGTACTACTACGGGGTTCTCCAGGGATTCGTGGCCAATTTTGGATGGTTGCTGTCTTTCTGTCTGGGTACCAGCCCCGTGGAGTCCGTCAACACAGCAAtcaatgttgtgtttgggcCA GCAGAATCACCTCTCGCCATCAAGCCGTTCCTTCCTCATCTGACGCCGTCTGAGTTACATGCTGTCATGGCCGCCGGATTTGCCAGCATTGCAGGGACGGTATTCGGGATGCTGACATCTTTTGGA GCTCCAGCCAATCACCTGCTAGCAGCCAGCGTCATGTCCGCGCCTGCAGCCCTAGCCATGTCCAAGCTGATTGCCCCGGAAACACAACCAACCAGGATCCAGCCACATGACGCCTACAACATCCCTGTCCC GAAGTTCAACAACCTTCTGGAAGCCGTGTCAGAGGGTGCTACAGACGCCATACCGATCGTCGCAAGCGTGGTTGTGAACCAGATCATATATATCGCCATCATCAACTTCGTTGACTCCACGCTGCTTTGGTTCGGGGACAGAGTGGGCGTAGCTGGAGTGTCCTTTGAG ttccTGTGCTCCTATGGTTTCTATCCTATCGTGTACATCATGGGCTTTTCGAGCACGGATTTCTTGAAGATTGGCGAGCTGTTCGGCATTAAGACATTTGCTAACTCATTTTACGGTTATCAATTGTTTGGAAAGCTGATTAAGAATCGCCATGCATTGGAACAGTACATTGCCTCCACTAACGGGACTTGGCACTGGGAGAACAGAGACATCGTGCTGGACCTCACCAACAGGACGCTTCCTGGTGGGATCCtaacg AAACGATCTGAAGTGATTGGGACGTACGCATTCTGTGGGCAGAACCATCTGGCGGCGATTGGGGTGACCCTGGGAGTGTTCTGTACCTTGATCCCAGCCAGGAAGGGAACTATAACTAAATACATCACACGTGCCAACGTATCCGGTCAGTTGGCGTGCTACATGACAGCATGTATAGCAG